In Nitrospirota bacterium, the DNA window AATGTCAAAGAAGATGTTCGGTGATATTATGAAGCAGGCCCAGAAGATGCAGGAACAGCTTGCAAAGATTCAGGAGGAGGCGGCTAATAAAACAGTAGAAGCATCATCAGGCGGCGGAATGGTGTCAGTTACTGCAAACGGCCGTCAGGAGGTGCTCTCAATAAAAATTGAAAAGGATGTAGTAAATCCTGATGACGTGGATATGCTTCAGGACCTTATTCTCGCCGCAACTAATGAGGCATTGAGAAAATCAAA includes these proteins:
- a CDS encoding YbaB/EbfC family nucleoid-associated protein — protein: MSKKMFGDIMKQAQKMQEQLAKIQEEAANKTVEASSGGGMVSVTANGRQEVLSIKIEKDVVNPDDVDMLQDLILAATNEALRKSKDMMAEEMKGMTGGMGMNIPGLF